The segment AGCACCATTATCTGAAATCTACCGCTTTACCCAAAGCCTACTCTCATTTGGCACTCATTACCAATCCTGCCATTAAATACTTTGGAGCAGGGATGAATGTACTTGTTGAGCAGCGTTACTTTTGCAGTGGGAGACGTTGGTGGCTCCGTCAAAGTCAGTGGTGGTGTTCCCCGGGCAGGTGATGCAGTAGTTCTGCCCAAAGTCCGACTGGTAGGTTCCTCCAGTGCAGCGGATGCAGCGGTGGGTAGTGGAGTTGTAGTAATGTCCAGGAGCGCAGTGCactgaggaggaacaggaggccGTCAGTGTACATGCCCCAGCTGGGGTGTGACTATACCtggaatagggaaggtagcgctgtagtagcactttggtagcacttaaatgtctcttactgatagcactttgtagtttaactttattgaagaaattgtacttgcttgattcgtgttgttctgagtttggactcatggtttaattcacttattgtaagttgctttggataaaagtgtcagctaaatgacatgtgatgtaatgtaatgattacAAAGCACTGCAGCCTGAAGAGAAGACTGCACCATCgatgtgaagctgaacacttTATGATGGAACTGATGACAAATGGTTTGTGAAAATCTCCAATCACACAGGATCACACAGGAGCAAAAATCAAGTTCTTAATCTATAGAATATTGATTGAGGAATATGAATATTGATTGCGTTGATTTTGGCGGACCCTGTGGACAATAGCAGTAGAAAaaggacctgtacttgtagagctCTTCCACCcgctcaaagctctttaacactacttgtcatcatcatccacccattcacacactgatgggaggggctaagatgccacctgcccatcaggagtaactaagattcatacatacattcatagtaatttggggttaagtgatttcccaaggacacatcgacatgagccggggattgaaccgccgatcgtCTGTTTGAAAGACGGCCCTGCTCTCCACCGAGCCACCATGCATGTCTGCAGGACCGCGTGGGTCACATGGCTCCTGGTCTGGACCCTCTACACTGGCTTCATGACTTCTTACTGCTGCTGTAATGTTCATATCTGATGTTCTGCTGCACCGTGAACCCTCCAGACCTCTGAAGGCCACAACACTCAACATGGAGAAGTCTCTGTTGGCCTCTGCACCGCCACTTGAATTATTATTCTACTTGTTGTAATGATCTGTTCGCTTGTCTCTTAAGTGGATGTTCTAATTGTATTTGAATGTCCTTTTTGTGGTGCGTTACTTTTGTCTAAATGCTTCTGATATTTTGTATAAAGCACTCTGAATAACCTTGGTGCGGAAATATGCAATTTGAATAACCTTGTCAAAGTGCTGATCACTGCGTCGCATGAAAGAAACACTTTACAAACAGGTTACATGCAGCCTCACCTTTGGCCTCACAGTCCCTGAAGGACACCGATCCCTCGTACTTGGTCATGAGACCTCCTCcgcagaggaagcagaggacaCGGCCCGGTTCCGGCTGGTAGGAGCCTAGCTGACAGAGCTGGCATGGACGGAACCCGTCGGAGGAGAAGTGACCCGCTGAACACTGACCTGAGGGAAGGACACGAGGAAGTCTTTGTTCGCTCTGGTATTCTCTTCATGCGCCTGTGAGCTTGAGGTCTGTCTAAGACCCCGTTTCAATTGTACAACGCAGAGAGCTTCTCAGCTAGTTCATATCTTTACAATCTCAGCTTCCAGCAGACACCAACACTGGTCTGTGGCACTCTCTTGTGGCTTCAGGTGCTGCCAACACATGTGTACATCCACATCGATGTATCCATGTAGAGAAGACTTCTTTTATTGTACACCTGCAGCAAACCTGCACTTTTGGatgaattaaaatgacaaaagccAAGAGATGCCTCTGAGGACCTTCGATGGGCTGTCGACTCAGAAGGGACCAGCTCCCTGTCTCCATATGATTAGTAAAGCAATTGTTTCATTGCTGTTGGAGGACGAATTGAAGATGTGACTGCAATGATGTGAGTGAGTTACCTCCACACTGAGACATGTTCCTGGCTCCGGCGATGCCCTGTCCTTCAGTGCTGGGACACGGCTCACAGGACAGCTGGCCCACCGTGTCCTGGTAGGTCCCGGGGGGACACTGGACacactgctcctgcaccccgCTGTAGAAGGTCCCCAAGCCGCAGCtcgctgaggaggaggaggaggacacaggCGCAGGTTTGAAGGAATACTTCCTGTGATCTTCTTTAGAGGGCGTCACGACCCACAACCAGCACAAACTCCAGACTCACCACACTTGCCGTCTCGGAGGACTTGTCCTGTGCTGCAGGCCTCGGCTCCCTCGAGCACCCGGGACGGTTTCTGGGCCACCTCGTACTCCGTCCCAGAGAACTGGATGTAGAACTGCTGTTTGTTGATGGACTTCCTGAGCGTCCGCATGGCGCTCTGCAGCTTCTGCTTCACCCTTTCCCGCACGCAGTCCACGTTGCACGTGTCTGAGGCAAACATCAGAACAAACAAACTGGCACATTGATTCTTCCTCCGTATGAATGTGTTCACTCAAAGTAGAGTGAGACAACACAGGTAACACCCCACCTGaggcttcctcctccttcatctccatctcaaACTCTGCTGTGATGTGGGAAACTTCTTTGGAGGGGGATTTGCGTCCTCGTCGGCGCTTCTTAGACGAGTCGCACTTAAGGTTGACAAAAGTCACCTGGCAGTTGTCGGTGCAGGGGAACTGGCCTCCTGCCAGGTGAACAACACATGGTTAGAACATAGATGATGAACGatagtgtgtgtaaatgtgtaaaaacaagCTCTGTACCTTGCAGGCTCTGCCTGGATGAATCTCTGTGTTTCTCCTTGTTGCGGGGCCGCAGGTGACACTTGGCGTCTTTGATCTTAAACCTGGCCTTCTGTTTGATGGGCGGGGCCAGCGTGTCTGGATTCAAACACAGCAGAGCAACCACAAGACTGTTAATCATCGCGCAGTAGGACGACAGGTGTTGACCGAATGCAGACAAACAGGTCCAGAAGAGGCGAACTGGGATCACACTGGTCCTACACCTTATTATCTCACTTCATCTCCTCGTTGTTTACCATTTGTATAACCTCTTAATAAATTACTAATCACATATATGCTTAATATTTGGAGTGTTTCTCAGGCCTTCTGTACCGGCACAGGTGGGCAAGGCCACGGTGACGTTCCTCTTCTGAGGAGCTTTCCCAGGCTGGACGGGCACTCCACAGCTCAGTGTGTAGCTGTTCTCCGAGTctgttgtaaacacacacacacacacacacacacacacattagaatGCAGAAAAATCAGACATGGCGATGAGAGTCTTTAtgtggtctggtggactgtgtgacATGGTCCTCCTGTGTGTTGCACTTGTTCTGAGGATTAAGAGGAACGTCATAAATGTCGCATTCAGAAACGACAGCCCAGAGGAGACTCTGCTGCCGTGTGACCATTGATGGATTAGAGCACAAATTAAAGATCTATGAATCCCGTGTGTATCTCGAACACAGAAAGGCGCTATTCGAGTGAGGGATGAAGTCATAAAAGCGACATGATTAAATAAGAGCTGCGGCTGCATCAAGCCACAGGAATTTAcatgtctctctccccctgaaCGTAAGACGCTCtccaaaaagacagaaaaaataaagtttCCCTGCGTGCCTGAGAGCTATCCATCACTCTCACACCGCGGCGGCCGAGTGAAACGGAGCGAAGGCCTCGCCGTGGAAAAAAGAAGGCGCGATCAGAGAATGTCATCGATTGACAGATGTGTGTTCAGTACTGTGGCAGGAGCAGAGGCCGGGGGGCCAGGCAAAGTGCCGGGACGGGAGAAGCCAAGAGTGAAAAACACATTAGCGCCATCGGTGGCATCGAGAGGAAAGGGTGGTAAAGCTGCGACTGCAAGCCGTCACCACCAGGGGGAAGCAGCACGAGACAGAACCAACAAGGCCCTTCTCGAAGGATGTGCAGGAGCAGAATAGATTTCATCTTCAACACCCACTCTGTGACCGTTCTCATTCAGTTTATTACTATTGAAATATAGTTACACAGATAAAGAGTAATCACAAATATGCATACTCATTTTTATTAAGTAATCTCCTTTAAACCCAGACCGCTTCCAGACTGAGTGAAGTGAATAAGTTGTTCATCCACCACCATGAATGTCCAGTTGTAAATgttgtactcacacacacatcaacacatctaAAGCTTTAACTGGTCAACGGTTGGTCTTTTTTCCTTAAATCCTTTACATAAATAATCAACCTTACAATTCCATGGTTTGTTGAGTCAGCACTAATACATTATGGTTCATACTGTAGATCTATAGATAGTCAGCTAAGGAAAATATGAAAGCTGTGTTGGCACAATGCATTTTAACTTATTGAGCAATCAAATTAACTGTTTGGGCATaaacgatgtgtgtgtgcgcgtgtgtgcgcgtgtgtgtgtgcgtgtggtcgtgtgtgtgtgtgtgtgtgtgtgtctgtgtacctGCGACGAAGAGGGCGTTGGAGGGGCAAGAAAGCGAGCAGACCTCCGCCCCTCCGCTCTTGGTGCATGTCAGCTGGGCTCGGGGTGCTGGCTTCCCATTGGGCAGACACTTCACCGCCTCTGAGGAACACACAGAGTCACATCACCGTGACAaccacctggacacacacacgtgcacttgTGCTCAGGCCTGCTGCAAGGAATCCACCACGCCTCAAAAAAAGAggggacacacagacacagacacacacacacacacacacacacttggtgcTTACCGATGCAGTCTTTCTTGTTCCAGTGGAGCTTGTGTCCaggcggacacacacactcgtagccGCCCTGGGTGTTTATGCAGCCGTACTCACAGCTCCCGTTGCTGATGCTGCACTCATCAATGTCTGAGGCACAACCACAGGGAGCATGatggtcagtgtgtgtgaattatGAGAGATTGTAATCACAATCATAAGAAACAAAAGATCTGGATTAGATGCGAGACGGAGAACTGTTACAACCAAACACCCACATACCTTCACATCATTGGTCAAGTGAGAACATAGCACAACATTACATTatagaaatgtgaaatattgaATTTGTAAAATATAATCCATCCGTGTGTTATGACATTTTAAGAAACAATAAATGTTGGATTGTGTTGCTAATTTTAGACTAAAatcatttatgttttctttcaggTGAGTTTTAATGTACATAACTTGCTCACACAGCAAATAGGTACGTTGTGTTTGGAGTGCACAGAGAAATGAAAACGGACCTGGAGGTAAACATGAAGGCTTTCACTTGcacttcagcctcttgtggtCAACATTTGTATTACAGCACAAATCATTTCTTTCTCCTGTTATCAAGTCatacaaaaagaagagaaaataaaagtcagAATCTGAATTAGAAAGAGACACTTGGCTCTGAGGGCTTCCTTTTCAGCACAACTATCAGAAGCTCAGCGAGGATTGACGGCAGGTTTGATGTGTTGGCACCTGAGTGTGTCTGTTGGTACAGATACATCCTGCTGCTCGCTCCACCTTTCCATTAGTAGTaacaacaggacacacacaacTGTACTGAGCTACAGGTGTGTGACCTGCagacaaaccaacacacacacacacacacacacacacagtcaaacaggcTCGTTCCAGGCCGGTTTGCTGTCGCGGTGACAGAGCTCTCACCTCCACAGTGTGTGAGGCCGTACAGGATGTAGCCCTTCTGGCACACGCACTCAAAGCTGCCGGGGTAGTTGATGCAGGTGTGGTCACAGGTCCTCTCAAAGGAGCATTCATCGATGTCTGAGGGAGACCGGACAGATAGACGACTGGTGAGTAACACTGGAGACATCATCATCAGGGACTCATCGAATTAGGCTTAATTTACTAATAGAGGGTTTCCTGTTCATATCCATACAGCTGGCCGTGCTCACCCACTGTGCGTATGTAAACCTTCAAAATATGTCATGGTGAGTCAGGACATGGGGGGCATCCGCtaaggaagtcaggtgacgtaACATGAGTATAATGAGAAACAAAGGCCGTGTTCGAAACTGTACACAAACACGTTTGTATGAGAACAAATTGATTATGTTGTGCGTTCACACAGCAACATAAGTGGGTTTTGTGTACGCAAGAAATGCCCGGATGTATACTACATTAGCAAGGGTTGACTCAAGTGCCTTGAGATAAGCCGTCAGTCTTGTGAGATTTTGCGCCAGGCTAAAAGTTATTATCTCATCTGTAAACAAGTTATTGTTTACAGATGAGAAAGTGACTGTTCAGATTCCCAATATGTCGTCAGTTTATCCAAATAATGCCACTGCAACGTTTTCTGAGACATGCTGGAGCCGCAGGAGGAGGGGTGCCTTGAGACCGGCAGGCTGTTGCTTCAGCATGTGTGCAGTCTGCTGATATGCtttatacgttagcatgcaatacgttagcatgcaacacttTAGCATGCAATACGTTAGCAAGCAATACCGtagcatgcaacacgttagcatgcaaTACGTTAGCAAGCaatatgttagcatgcaataTGTTAGCAAGTACTGCGTTAGCATGCAATACGTTAGCAAGcaatacgttagcatgcaatacgttagcatgcaatatGTTAGCAAGtaatacgttagcatgctatacgttagtaagtaatacgttagcatgcaatacGATAGTAAGtaatacgttagcatgcaatacgttagcatgcaatacgttagcatgcaatacGTTAGCATGCATGTGTCTGGATAAGAGCGAGGTTGGGAcaggatggatgggtgaaacaaACGAAGGACTTTCATCTTggagaccgctgttcatgtcctcTGTGAAATGAAAAGTCATCAGTGACTTACTTACTTTTGTTCCGTAATTACGTCCTTAATTAACACCATCTACATACGTTATGTAAACAATCTTGTTTAACCCAAAGTAGTTATTTACTGTGCTCGTGCCCCCAGATTTTTCACATTAATGTCAGTTTACACTGTCAGTCTCTTCATCGTTTTCTtgtcccccccccatcccataaTTCAGCCCAGTGAGGGCTCTCGGGTTTTGTCCCGCTGCAGCGGGACGAGTGGTTTACAGATATGGAATCTCAATGACTCATTTATGGAGAAACACAGGCCGCTCACCGCAGACTAAAGAGCCCTTCCTATTAATCACAGTGGACAGTAGTCAACAAATATATGAGTTCCACACTAAATTAGGACAAGACCTCATTGTAATAAACCAGTCTGGAAAAACTTCACTGGACCGAGGTTGTgtgtccgcgtgtgtgtgtgtgtgtgtttatgtatactGGTCCAGCACTGAATATTACTAACCTATCAGGAACGGAGGTCGGCATTTTTTCAGCTCACCTGGTTTATTTCAGGCTTTTCCGCGAGGCTTTACAGGGGCTAAAAATACGACATGTCATAATGGAGTTTGTCATGCGGAGAAAGTTGTTAAGGCTCTGGATGTTGGCTCGGTAAATATTCCAGGCATCTGGTCGTGTGGGGACTCAGGAATAGGTCGCCTGTTTCAAGCTAGCCCACGAGCAGAGTTCATACATAAAGGCAACTCTGCAGCTGTTGAAGGTAAAAGGAACAAGTTGGTTTGGCTGATCCTCTGAGAGGTCACGATGAGGTGATTTGACAGTGATTGCTGATATTTATATAACTGACACTTCCAGAAGAGCAGGAATAACTTGTGGAAACAATTCATCTATCTGATTTGGTTTCTGCGCTGGTTCTGGCAAAAGACACTGGCATGAATAACCACGAGCTGTTTTCTCTAGAAAAGCTGACCTGGCACAGAAAGAGCTGCCAGatgaaacataacatttcattcTAAGGTCATGTTGAAGCTGAGCGGTCCAGATGTTCGGTGGATGGGACCAAACATGGCTACTGGCTTGTGCGgtgcggtgctgtgctgtgctgtgctgtgcggtgctgtgctgtgcggtgctgtgctgtgctgtgcggtgctgtgcggtgcggtgctgtgctgtgctgtgcggtgctgtgctgtgcggtgctgtgctgtgctgtgctgtgcggtgctgtgctgtgctgtgctgtgcggtgctgtgctgtgctgtgctgtgcggtGCTGTGCGGTGCTGTGCGGTGTTGTGCGGTGTTGTGCTGTGCGGTGCGGTGCTGTGCGGTGCGgtgcggtgctgtgctgtgctgtgctgtgcggtgctgtgcggtgctgtgctgtgcggtGCGGTGCTGTGCGGTGCTGTGCGGTGCTgtgcggtgctgtgctgtgctgtgcggtgctgtgctgtgcggtGCGGTGCTGTGCGGTGCTGTGCGgtgttgtgctgtgctgtgcggtGCTGTGCGGTGTTgtgcggtgctgtgctgtgcggtGCGGTGCTGTGCGGTGCTgtgcggtgctgtgctgtgctgtgctgtgctgtgcggtgctgtgcggtgctgtgcggtgctgtgctgtgctgtgcggtgctgtgcggtgctgtgctgtgcggtgctgtgcggtgcggtgctgtgctgtgcggtGTGGTGCTGTGCGGTGCTGTGCGGTGCGGTGCGGTGCGGTGCTGTGCGGTGCTgtgcggtgctgtgctgtgcacACATACGCACTGCGGGCGGTTTTGGGCCAGGGACCGAGATGCCTCtgggttttgtttttcacaaacatcattttgtgtttctctgctcTCACTTGTAACCAGGAATCCGCCTTTGGATGGACAAATGCCCTATTGCCTATTTGCATTGCTGTAACTATCAGCAGGAGGCTTTTAAGCATTAAGTGGAAGATGACAACCAAGTCAAGACAATATTATATACGTTCATGAAGAAACGggaataaatgtaatttcagcATTTATGTTGAGTTTAGTTTGAATCTAAATATGTTGTAGTTTTGAAGCAGATCTGTCTGCTTAATGAGAACAGAGACAGCTTCACATGGGACTCAGACTGCAGTCTCCTTGGTGAAAGTCCAGTGTTTGTCCATCCATCAAGTGCCCCGTACCTTCAAGGACTTTTTCACCCGTGACCCTCTGAGCGTCTCATGTTACAGCGGGGTTTTTAAATTGGAGTTTCTTATAAGCCCGGTGCGTCTCTCACAGAGGCTAAAGGGTATCGGTATCAGACGCCGAGGGTCGTGCCAAAACGTGGGTATTTGACAGCGTGTAAATGAGACTGGGCTGTTGGATAGAATGGGTTTGCTTTTCTGATTCAATTTGTGTCACTGTCATCTATAGCTGGAGTCAAAGTTAAGTCCTGTTAGCCGGACAACATTGCTCGAGGATCAGAAGTCGTCAACACCGAGCTCAGTAACCAGCAGCCACCACTAATATGCATCTTTGAGTTTTGTCAACAATTCTAATGATTGCCTCTGAGTGTGTTCAGACGTGACTGCTGGGTGACACTCTGAGAATCTGTGTGATCGACAGCTGTCGATCACTGACCTTGGCATGTCCGTTCATCGGTGAGCAGTTTATGGCCTTTCTGGCAGCTGCACTCGAAGGAGCCCACCGTGTTCCTGCAGAAGTGATCGCAGCCTCCGTTGTTCTCCTGGCACTCGTCGATGTCTGGGTGGAGAAACAGAAAGGGCCGTTAGCCAAGGCACAAGATTTCAGACAAGACCCGTGTGCCCGACTGGGTAGTGTAGACACAATGAGTACCGCCACGCTTTCAGAATGTTTTTGTCCTCCTGGGGTCATGCAGACTTTGCTGACTCTATTTGTCATGTTCACTGTGattcaatgttttaatttcaATCTTTTTACTGACTTTTCCAAACTAGGCCTAGTGTTACATTATGGTGTGTGTACCGAAATggaacatgttgtgtttttatggtTTAACAGGGCTCCAGCGGGCTGCATGGATGAGTCTTTGGAGGTTGATCTTGCTCAGAGGGATCCCTGTCTTTAGCCATGATACGCTAGTTACCTGGAACTAATGGAGTCAGGCTGctaggagagagaaaaaggagagacCTAGTGGAGGGGGACTGTGACCTCTTTATACATTCATCAACAAAGTTGGTACTAGACATACCTGCAAAATATTTACTGAGAACACGTCATTTAGATTCTTCTGAAAATATCTGCTTATATCAACTAAAGCATCGTTTAACTCTTTGTGGTTATGGTTAGGCAACTCACAACACGTTGTTAATGTTGGATCTTgatcaataaaaaagaaaatgttgctgGTGAACAAAAATAGCAATTCTGTTTCTGCAAAACATATTTGGCAAACACAAATCAATAATATACAACTGTAATTTTGTAGAAACAGGTTTGCTTTTTTCCTAATGTCCGTCATATACTACAGTTGTGTCTTTCTGGTTGATCTAGGCAATGGTTCCTCTTTGGTAAGTTTAGTAAGTTTAGAGAGCAGAAAGACCTGATCGACTTTATgtttcaagaaaaaaagaagaaaagaaagtaatgAAATTATTGGGAAGCAAAAGGTTTCGGTAAAGCACTTGTTCTGCATGTGGGCCTCTAAAGAGGTGATACCAGTTAGTTGTCCTCCTTTCAGACTGATCCATACCTAACTTGTAGTTATCAGAAAATGTCTTGCACCCTAAACTGGCAAGTGGTTCAACAAACTCAGTGAAAACCACTCTAGAACTGCCAGCAGTTTGGTTTGAAGAATTAGATTTAAATAATGATCAAATGCTGTTTGAGATGATAATACGGACAATGGCGTTCAGTGCCAAATGCAAACCTGCTGCCAGATCTGGCGAACCCGGTTCACGGTGCCCTCAGATCAACCCAAAGTGCTTTGTCCcataaataaatgttgctgTCTTCTTATCTGTCTTTTATAGAAAGTGTTCCCTGTGCAGAtaagattattattttgtttgatAATTATTACTTTGTTTCTCGAGGAGAGATGAAGCTGGAAAGATTTCCAATGTGTAGAGGGTGAGgttgaggaggatgagggaagGAACATGAGCAAAGGAGGAGCGAGAGGGGACAATAGTCTGTCAGATTACACAGGCTAAACCCTTTTTGATTGGTGCTCTAAGTGATGAAAACTGAGGGATTAACACCTAAACCCTTGAGCTAGGGAATAAAGCCAGCTAGACACCACAGACAGAGGAGGAATAGAGAGGGGGGGAGTTGGAGTAGGGAGGTAGAGGAGACAAGatagagaagaagagggagggagagaaacacaaggaacTAGAATTGCCTCCGCTGTCCAGTCAAATTGTTCTGGTGTACGAGAAAGAGAGTCACAttaaataaagctgattctgatacAACACAAAGTTGTAGCAATGACAGTAAACACTGCTTTGAATATGGATGTTGTCACACAGAAGTTACAAACTCTAAGACTTGGATCCTTTACACACATCTTCACAGAAGGTCGAGACAGTCACCAAAGATGAGTGAGTCAATTGTGAAATATGGTCACAATCTCCCAATCGGTTCCAGAGTTATGGCAGTCAATAGTGGTCTGACAAATCCTGCAGAGTTTtatgatgtcacagtgaagttgacctttgaccttttggaaATAAAGTGTCCaagtggatgtttgtgccaGTTGTAATGAAATTCCTGAGATATCATGTTCATGAGAATGGGATGATCACCTATGTCGACCAAAGTCAAATCAGTTATTTCTTGAGTCCAAGTGAACATTTTTGACAAGATTGAAGAAATCATTTTCAGGGATTTAAAAGATATAGAGCTTTAATTCTCTGCCCAAAATCGATTAGGTGTGATCCGACCACCGGGTTTAGGCCGGGCTGTATATTGCCCCAAGTTTCCCCATATTCCAATTGCAACTTCCATTTAATTAACAAGGATACATATCCACTGTAGTTGTGGTTGCTTTGTGATTAATCATATTGTAATCTAATTTGATTATCCGTTCACTGGCCCCTTTTCTGTTTGATGAGCAGGACTGCTTTGGGCTATTATCAACAAGGTgatgagaggacagagaggtcCAGTCAACACACACCCTCAGACTCTGGCCTCCTGGCCTGATCCTCTCACTCTCTATCACCAGGGAGCTTCTGCTGAATGAACTCTTCATCTAAATATGGAGCCGAGACCGGAATCCACAACAAGCTGGCTGCTCGCCGCGGTAAACATGTAGTAAACTGTGTGTCCCACAGTGCCATGTCAGCGGCCTTTTAGAGGGATAGTCGCTCCATCTGGCTCGGCTGAAACAGATATTCCCATGGCTGGTGGGAAGGAAATGAggctctgggtttttttttaaggagagtGGGACAGGTAAGTGTGTTCAAGTACACTTAAGTGTCCGTCTAACGTCCCGAAATGTGATGTCATATCTCGACTGCCAGTCTATAACCTCCTCTTGACTTAGTGCTTTTCTTCCGATCAGACTCTCTGCCCATGCTCTGGTGTCTCACGTCTAACCTGCAGCACCGTCTGCCAAAGGATTCCAATCAGTCATGGTCATCTTCTTGATCTTTTCTTTGACACGCTGACAGTACCTGGTAGGTCTGATCTCTATCTGTGAGACAGCAGGAGGGATGGCTTTTGTTCTCCCTTCAGGTTACACACTCTGCACAATGATTAACTCTAAGACTTCTTTTTAAGACAAGGACATTTTAACTTGATCTTTTCCTCCATTTTGTGATTTTTGAAAGAATCAGATGAGAAGAAATCCCACAGAAACcacaagaacagcttcaggagTTGAAGAAATCTGGATTCTCGAATCAGACATGTTGGCAAGTAAGCACGTCCACAACATTCCCCCTTTGCCCACTACATCGCCGCTCTAATGCCAATGTAGAAACAGTGGATACCAACCCCGGTCTACCAATGCAGACAGAAACAGCTTCGTAATTATTCTGGAGGCCACAAACACTGGCAAAGCGGCCACAGCTATCCACACTTAATGGCCACTCTGGGGATGGCTGA is part of the Cyclopterus lumpus isolate fCycLum1 chromosome 23, fCycLum1.pri, whole genome shotgun sequence genome and harbors:
- the scube1 gene encoding signal peptide, CUB and EGF-like domain-containing protein 1 isoform X2, translating into MGSACFPRDVCLFILLINTCMVMGNVGLSDADECAEGSDDCHIDALCQNTPKSYNCICKPGYKGDGKQCEDMDECENDYNGGCVHECINIPGNYRCTCYDGFMLAHDGHNCQDVDECADNNGGCQQVCVNTMGSYECQCTEGFFLSDNQHTCIHRSDDGMNCMNKDHGCAHICREAPGKGGVSCECRPGFELAKNQKACILTCNYGNGGCQHTCDDTDTGPVCGCHQKYALHSDSKTCVETCAVNNGGCDRTCKDTATGVRCSCPVGFTLQPDGKTCKDIDECQENNGGCDHFCRNTVGSFECSCQKGHKLLTDERTCQDIDECSFERTCDHTCINYPGSFECVCQKGYILYGLTHCGDIDECSISNGSCEYGCINTQGGYECVCPPGHKLHWNKKDCIEAVKCLPNGKPAPRAQLTCTKSGGAEVCSLSCPSNALFVADSENSYTLSCGVPVQPGKAPQKRNVTVALPTCADTLAPPIKQKARFKIKDAKCHLRPRNKEKHRDSSRQSLQGGQFPCTDNCQVTFVNLKCDSSKKRRRGRKSPSKEVSHITAEFEMEMKEEEASDTCNVDCVRERVKQKLQSAMRTLRKSINKQQFYIQFSGTEYEVAQKPSRVLEGAEACSTGQVLRDGKCASCGLGTFYSGVQEQCVQCPPGTYQDTVGQLSCEPCPSTEGQGIAGARNMSQCGGQCSAGHFSSDGFRPCQLCQLGSYQPEPGRVLCFLCGGGLMTKYEGSVSFRDCEAKVHCAPGHYYNSTTHRCIRCTGGTYQSDFGQNYCITCPGNTTTDFDGATNVSHCKNQVCGGELGEYTGYIESPNYPGDYPSNVDCVWTINPPHKRRILIVVPEIFLPIEDECGDVLVMRKSALPTSITTYETCQTYERPIAFTSRSRKLWIQFKTNEGNSGKGFQVPYVTYDEDYQQLIEDIVRDGRLYASENHQEILKDKKLIKALFDVLAHPQNYFRYTAQESKEMFPRSFIKLLRSKVTRFLRPYK
- the scube1 gene encoding signal peptide, CUB and EGF-like domain-containing protein 1 isoform X1 codes for the protein MGSACFPRDVCLFILLINTCMVMGNVGLSDADECAEGSDDCHIDALCQNTPKSYNCICKPGYKGDGKQCEDMDECENDYNGGCVHECINIPGNYRCTCYDGFMLAHDGHNCQDVDECADNNGGCQQVCVNTMGSYECQCTEGFFLSDNQHTCIHRSDDGMNCMNKDHGCAHICREAPGKGGVSCECRPGFELAKNQKACILTCNYGNGGCQHTCDDTDTGPVCGCHQKYALHSDSKTCVEKDEAAIESSEFNSTSVADVDKRVKRRLLMETCAVNNGGCDRTCKDTATGVRCSCPVGFTLQPDGKTCKDIDECQENNGGCDHFCRNTVGSFECSCQKGHKLLTDERTCQDIDECSFERTCDHTCINYPGSFECVCQKGYILYGLTHCGDIDECSISNGSCEYGCINTQGGYECVCPPGHKLHWNKKDCIEAVKCLPNGKPAPRAQLTCTKSGGAEVCSLSCPSNALFVADSENSYTLSCGVPVQPGKAPQKRNVTVALPTCADTLAPPIKQKARFKIKDAKCHLRPRNKEKHRDSSRQSLQGGQFPCTDNCQVTFVNLKCDSSKKRRRGRKSPSKEVSHITAEFEMEMKEEEASDTCNVDCVRERVKQKLQSAMRTLRKSINKQQFYIQFSGTEYEVAQKPSRVLEGAEACSTGQVLRDGKCASCGLGTFYSGVQEQCVQCPPGTYQDTVGQLSCEPCPSTEGQGIAGARNMSQCGGQCSAGHFSSDGFRPCQLCQLGSYQPEPGRVLCFLCGGGLMTKYEGSVSFRDCEAKVHCAPGHYYNSTTHRCIRCTGGTYQSDFGQNYCITCPGNTTTDFDGATNVSHCKNQVCGGELGEYTGYIESPNYPGDYPSNVDCVWTINPPHKRRILIVVPEIFLPIEDECGDVLVMRKSALPTSITTYETCQTYERPIAFTSRSRKLWIQFKTNEGNSGKGFQVPYVTYDEDYQQLIEDIVRDGRLYASENHQEILKDKKLIKALFDVLAHPQNYFRYTAQESKEMFPRSFIKLLRSKVTRFLRPYK